The following coding sequences lie in one Haematobia irritans isolate KBUSLIRL chromosome 3, ASM5000362v1, whole genome shotgun sequence genomic window:
- the LOC142231180 gene encoding uncharacterized protein LOC142231180 → MSNPSSSLIRPPVLSSSIPQPPSIPSQPSTLSPQQLTSTITEIVQNVLETRFQNVFQTTANTDFSKFSDQAIDPAHVNDFTGLDKIPDVVRCLREFSGNPEEFNSWRKSVDRVLQIYEPIRGTSKYYGILNTIRNKITGSADTALESYNTPLNWKAISKCLTLHFADKRDIRTLEYQMISLVQGNQTVQDFYQKVYTHLSLILNKIGSMDLADEPLQLLTQTYRDKALDTFVRGLKGDLARLLGMKEPTDLPQALHLCLKLENQDFRSNYASKIPQETRYVPRKNVQHKDHPGHRTFFPQLAHIPQPQTSVYRNNNFSLYNPVPQTTAFRNTNFSHRPVQNFYNGYQNIPQQPQFVPPRPFAPKPQARPEPMEVDPSLRSNRINYMNRPNPNDFQGKRSASLGFQNPTSKVQRNFHLETNNTPEEMSYYSHPPSNVEPSYQPVYNNSYEVQEYFQQIPQESVTLANQQDQPDDFSDLHFLDTGSTKNYIQATLPSKIIPNEESFFAKSVAGQIEITHHTFINLFNVRDINLKFYILPTLTSFHGILGHDSLKELGAVMHLKENYMTISNGTRIKLFQKTTQAVNAIDVKDDHMTKDQKEKLGRLISKVPNLFAEPDRKLTFTTKVIGEIRTKNDTPVYTRYYPYPMSLKSEVEKQVQELLKDGIIRPSRSPYNSPVWIVPKKPDSQGNKQYRLVTDYRKLNSVTIADRYPIPDITEVLAQLGSNTFFSVLDLKSGFHQIPLKESDIEKTAFSINNGKYEYTRLAFGLKNAPSIFQRALDDILRECIGVFCYVYIDDIIVFSKSENEHIQHLEEVFQTLEDANMKVQLDKCHFFKKSVEFLGFIISSEGITTNPAKTEAISKFPPPTTLKELRSFLGLSGYYRRFIQDYAKLAKPLTSLLRGEEGRVSKNQSKSIRINLDSEALAAFQKIKSTLVSRDIILTYPDFTKDFDLTTDASNFAIGAVLSQEDKPIMFISRTLSKTEENYATNEKEMLAIIWALNSLRNYLYGTAKVNIFTDHQPLTYALSNKNNNSKMKRWKAILEEYNYELHYKPGKANVVADAMSRIPNVPVNTLTSSVHSDESSSQNLIYSVNVPINAFKNQILLETNDSESSYQFKIIFPTYHRHIITEQNFNSDNLVKILKRYLNPSVINCIKTTENTMGKIQEIYPLHFSSYKIRFSQVQVEDVTNDQKQQDIISRTHNRAHRNARENKIQIIEKYYFPSMNHLDSYDSFLHQTQTYVEKSIPKSNPFYPVLTQEISQTFDLIQNIIPLPSSKNNYNNSNTMEKLKEENMPFRTVEEAVEYAEVKIMYNNSTIFNDPCIPRIINSQKSSCTYTNSKHIPQIENLNQGVILLNDYNDSILINEAKRNLAGTILIKFMNSTITAQGKMYRNLEAPKVKIISAMLQPTPEEENLENLLTIESLNELHLNNTHELQTIKLGTVINGSSTIILILLASIIGFIILRASKTSPNMNRTIANKQEIQFPNAPTVILANRTPSNLRLNDIPYF, encoded by the exons atgtcaaacccAAGTAGTAGCCTTATTAGACCCCCCGTCTTGAGCTCCTCAATTCCCCAACCTCCTTCGATTCCTTCACAACCATCTACCTTATCTCCTCAACAGTTGACATCGACAATTACGGAAATTGTCCAGAACGTTTTGGAAACTCGGTTCCAAAATGTATTCCAAACTACTGCGAATActgacttttcaaaattttcggatcAAGCCATTGATCCCGCGCATGTGAACGATTTCACTGGACTAGACAAAATCCCTGATGTGGTTCGCTGTTTGCGAGAATTCTCTGGAAATCCAGAAGAATTCAATTCCTGGAGGAAAAGTGTGGATCGGGTTCTCCAGATCTACGAGCCTATTAGGGGCACCTCTAAATACTATGGCATTTTAAACACGATTCGAAATAAGATTACAGGCAGTGCGGATACTGCTCTGGAGTCTTATAACACTCCGTTGAATTGGAAGGCAATTTCAAAGTGCCTCACCCTTCATTTCGCGGATAAACGGGATATTCGAACATTGGAATACCAAATGATTTCCTTGGTTCAAGGCAATCAAACTGTACAAGACTTTTATCAAAAAGTCTACACTCATTTATCCTTGATTCTGAATAAAATTGGTTCAATGGATTTAGCCGATGAACCATTACAACTTTTGACTCAGACTTACCGAGACAAGGCGCTCGATACATTTGTAAGAGGCCTCAAAGGAGATTTAGCACGTCTTCTAGGTATGAAAGAGCCGACGGACTTGCCACAAGCCCTTCATTTATGTCTAAAATTGGAGAATCAGGATTTCCGCTCCAACTATGCGAGTAAAATCCCACAAGAAACGCGATACGTGCCGAGGAAAAATGTTCAGCACAAGGACCATCCTGGTCACCGAACCTTTTTCCCTCAGCTGGCTCACATTCCGCAGCCACAAACgagtgtttatagaaataataatttttcgcTTTATAATCCAGTACCCCAAACAACTGCTTTCCGAAACACTAATTTTTCTCATAGacctgttcaaaatttttataatggatatcaAAATATACCTCAACAACCTCAATTTGTACCCCCGCGTCCATTCGCGCCTAAACCTCAAGCAAGACCGGAGCCAATGGAAGTAGACCCCAGCTTGCGCTCAAATAGGATAAATTATATGAATAGACCAAATCCAAATGATTTCCAAGGAAAAAGATCAGCTTCGCTAGGTTTCCAAAATCCTACTAGCAAAGTACAGCGGAACTTCCATTTGGAAACCAATAACACGCCTGAAGAGATGAGCTACTACAGCCATCCGCCGAGTAATGTTGAACCTAGTTACCAACCCGTGTATAATAATTCATACGAGGTACAAGAATATTTCCAGCAGATTCCACAGGAATCCGTCACATTAGCAAATCAACAGGATCAACCGGATGACTTTAGcgatttacattttttag ACACCGGGtcgacaaaaaattatattcaggCAACACTACCTTCTAAAATAATCCCGAATGAGGaatcattttttgcaaaatcagtCGCAGGCCAAATAGAAATAACCCACCatacttttattaatttattcaacGTTCGAGACATTAAtctgaaattttacattttacccACGTTGACGTCCTTTCATGGGATATTAGGACACGACAGCCTTAAAGAACTAGGAGCAGTTATGCATTTGAAAGAAAACTATATGACAATTAGTAATGGTACGAggataaaattatttcaaaagacGACACAAGCAGTAAACGCGATAGACGTAAAAGACGACCATATGACTAAAGACCAAAAGGAAAAATTAGGTAGGTTAATATCGAAAGTACCGAATCTTTTCGCTGAACCTGATAGGAAGTTAACGTTCACGACAAAGGTAATAGGCGAAATTCGTACAAAGAATGATACTCCAGTTTATACACGATATTACCCATACCCAATGTCCCTAAAATCAGAAGTGGAAAAGCAGGTCCAAGAACTGCTTAAGGATGGAATTATTAGACCATCACGGTCTCCGTATAATTCACCTGTCTGGATTGTGCCAAAAAAACCTGACTCACAGGGTAACAAACAGTACAGGCTAGTAACAGATTATAGGAAACTTAACTCAGTTACTATAGCGGACAGATACCCAATTCCGGACATCACTGAAGTCCTTGCGCAGTTAGGAAGtaacacttttttttcggtgcttGATTTGAAAAGCGGCTTCCATCAGATCCCGCTAAAAGAATCCGATATAGAAAAGACAGCCTTTTCCATCAATAATGGAAAGTACGAATACACTAGATTGGCCTTTGGCTTGAAAAATGCCCCGTCAATCTTCCAAAGGGCATTAGACGACATTCTACGCGAATGCATTGGTGTATTCTGTTACGTTTACATTGACGATATTATTGTATTTAGTAAATCTGAAAATGAACACATTCAGCATCTGGAAGAAGTCTTTCAGACACTTGAGGATGCCAATATGAAAGTTCAATTGGACAAAtgtcattttttcaaaaaatctgtagaattctTAGGCTTCATTATTTCCTCTGAAGGAATCACCACGAATCCTGCAAAAAcagaggctatttctaaatttccGCCACCCACAACTTTGAAAGAATTAAGATCTTTCCTAGGTCTGTCGGGTTACTATCGAAGATTTATTCAGGACTATGCGAAACTTGCGAAACCCCTGACATCTCTTTTAAGAGGGGAGGAAGGACGTGTgtccaaaaatcaatcaaaatccATAAGAATAAATCTTGATTCAGAAGCTTTGGCCgcctttcaaaaaataaaatctacccTTGTATCAAGAGACATAATATTGACATACCCAGATTTTACTAAAGACTTTGACTTGACCACCGACGCATCGAATTTTGCTATTGGTGCAGTTCTTTCACAAGAGGACAAGCCAATAATGTTCATTTCAAGAACATTAAGCAAAACAGAAGAGAATTATGccacaaatgaaaaagaaatgCTGGCAATTATATGGGCTTTAAATTCACTTAGGAACTACCTATACGGTACAGCTAAGGTGAATATTTTTACCGACCACCAGCCCCTTACCTATGCGTtgagcaataaaaacaacaacagtaaGATGAAAAGATGGAAAGCCATCTTGGAAGAGTACAACTACGAGTTGCACTATAAACCAGGAAAGGCAAATGTGGTAGCAGATGCTATGTCACGTATTCCCAATGTTCCTGTGAATACTTTAACGTCTAGTGTACATAGTGATGAAAGCTCgtcacaaaatcttatttactcTGTCAATGTACCCATTAATGCATTCAAGAATCAAATCCTTCTGGAAACAAATGATTCTGAATCTTCGTATcagttcaaaattatttttccaacTTACCATAGACACATAATTacagaacaaaatttcaattcggacaatttggtaaaaattctaAAACGTTATTTAAATCCATCCGTAATAAACTGTATTAAGACCACCGAAAATACGATGGGAAAAATACAGGAAATTTACCCACTCCACTTTAGCAGCTATAAGATAAGATTTTCCCAAGTACAGGTTGAAGACGTCACCAACGACCAAAAACAGCAGGACATAATCTCGAGAACACACAATCGAGCACACAGAAATGCTCGAGAAAACAAAATACAGATTATCGAAAAATATTACTTTCCATCGATGAATC ACCTTGACTCCTATGACAGTTTCTTACACCAAACCCAAACCTATGTTGAGAAAAGTATCCCGAAATCCAATCCTTTTTATCCTGTTTTAACTCAAGAAATATCCCAAACCTTTGACctaattcaaaatattatacCCTTACCCAGtagtaaaaataattataataatagtaata ctATGGAAAAACTAAAGGAAGAAAATATGCCATTCAGAACAGTAGAAGAGGCGGTGGAATACgccgaagtgaaaattatgtataacaACTCAACTATTTT CAACGATCCCTGCATCCCTCGCATCATCAATAGTCAAAAATCCTCATGCACCTACACCAATAGTAAACACATCccacaaatagaaaatttaaaccaagGAGTAATTTTATTAAACGATTACAATGATTCTATTCTAATAAATGAAGCGAAACGCAATCTGGCTGGCACGATCTTAATCAAATTCATGAATTCTACAATCACCGCACAAGGGAAAATGTACCGTAATCTAGAAGCCCCAAAAGTAAAAATCATTTCTGCTATGCTTCAACCCACACCTGAAGAAGAAAACCTTGAAAACCTGCTAACAATAGAAAGCTTGAATGAGCTCCACCTAAACAACACACATGAATTACAGACGATCAAGCTCGGAACAGTTATAAATGGATCTTCAACTATTATATTGATACTCCTGGCTTCTATCATTGGATTCATCATTTTAAGGGCATCCAAGACCTCACCCAATATGAACAGGACCATTGCGAACAAACAAGAAATTCAATTCCCCAATGCACCCACAGTCATTTTAGCCAATAGAACTCCATCCAATTTACGATTGAATGATATCccatatttttga